The Cylindrospermopsis curvispora GIHE-G1 genome contains a region encoding:
- a CDS encoding helix-turn-helix domain-containing protein, producing MPKRVVIEPHLSTGDLEKRYRQSQNSIERSHYQIIWLLALGKTTLEVSNVTGYGVSWIYELVRSYNRYGPEILGDLRRNNRGTKPLLNDEQLQYLQQVLQSEPEDGGAWNGPKVSQWMSKILNRTVYPQRGWEYLKKLQNG from the coding sequence ATGCCAAAACGTGTTGTGATAGAACCTCATTTAAGTACTGGAGACTTAGAAAAACGTTATCGACAATCACAGAATAGCATTGAACGCAGTCATTATCAAATCATCTGGTTGTTAGCACTGGGGAAAACAACTCTAGAGGTGTCCAATGTTACAGGATATGGTGTTTCCTGGATTTATGAGTTAGTTCGTAGTTATAATCGTTACGGTCCAGAGATTCTGGGAGACCTGCGCAGAAACAACCGGGGGACAAAGCCATTATTGAACGATGAGCAACTTCAGTATTTGCAGCAAGTTTTACAGTCCGAACCTGAAGATGGGGGTGCATGGAATGGACCTAAAGTTTCACAATGGATGAGTAAAATATTAAATAGAACTGTTTATCCTCAAAGAGGATGGGAATATTTGAAGAAACTTCAAAATGGATAA
- a CDS encoding Crp/Fnr family transcriptional regulator: MQSQSSFSEASRPFLTWQRILDWAQEHYRCRTFSKDERIPARPGLLYLVQRGAIRMVGTAQVSATASQLTSRRINRTPEEAFLGFVGAGQPFEIVAQSPFTLQAYAHVDQTAVLWMYWHDLDNWPHFRREVMDAFRYQHQRKLLWLSALGQRRTIDRLLGFLTLLIEEYGEPAMSETDPDVIRGYCLPFPLTHAQIGSAIGSTRVTVTRLMGKLRQRGLILTQGDNLICLPAESINRVS; this comes from the coding sequence ATGCAATCTCAATCATCTTTTTCCGAAGCATCACGCCCATTTTTAACCTGGCAACGAATTCTTGACTGGGCACAAGAACACTACCGCTGTCGGACCTTCAGTAAAGACGAACGCATTCCCGCTAGACCTGGGTTGCTATATTTAGTTCAAAGAGGTGCCATCCGCATGGTGGGAACAGCACAAGTAAGTGCTACTGCTAGTCAACTAACATCCAGACGTATCAACAGAACTCCTGAGGAAGCATTTTTGGGTTTTGTAGGAGCAGGACAACCATTTGAAATAGTTGCCCAGTCCCCATTTACACTCCAAGCTTATGCCCACGTTGACCAAACTGCGGTTCTGTGGATGTACTGGCATGATTTAGATAACTGGCCTCACTTCCGCCGTGAAGTTATGGATGCTTTTAGATACCAACATCAACGCAAGTTGTTATGGTTAAGTGCTTTAGGTCAACGCCGCACCATCGATCGACTCCTCGGATTTCTTACCCTGTTGATTGAGGAATACGGAGAACCAGCAATGAGTGAGACTGATCCTGATGTCATTCGTGGCTATTGTCTACCTTTCCCCCTTACCCATGCCCAAATTGGTAGTGCGATCGGTTCTACCCGGGTCACTGTCACCCGCTTGATGGGTAAGTTACGTCAACGTGGACTAATTCTCACCCAGGGTGACAATTTGATTTGCTTACCAGCAGAATCAATTAACAGAGTTAGTTAA
- the polA gene encoding DNA polymerase I has translation MILDSVDKSYPTIILVDGHSLAFRSYFAFAKSRAGGLRTKSGIPTNVCFGFIQCLLDVIAKEQPQAIAIAFDLAGPTFRHEADSNYKANRADTPEDFIPDLVNLYSLLEALKIQVVTQPGYEADDILGTLAETAFHSGYRVKILSGDRDLFQLIDENKGITVLNFTPEALKSSANGIKEFYTLDVKEKLGVLPNQVVDFKALCGDTSDNIPGVKGIGEKTAVKLLNSYKSLTEIYANINKITGANQQKLIAGQENALHSQYLAKIVTDVPITIKIQDCHLKGFDTAKIIPILEKLEFKKFLDRIEEIEKKFSHSQSASLTGEPNNSNTNKTNNLAPDDELWFFSAADTLNAQKSQTLKQGSSEIKVRIINTEEKLRELVSVLEQHKDPENPVAWDTETTDLDPRNANLVGIGCCWGTGENDVAYIPLGHNITTNLEHNLQLNTVLSTLEKILASRDYPKTFQNAKFDRLIFKYQGITLDGVVFDPMLASYVLNPDHTHNLTDLALRYLGLQLTEYDHIVQKSGKKEPQKTIADISIHTVANYCGKQVYATWQLVGKLREELNKIPALFKLLVDVEQPLEVVLAEMEHRGVIINSAYLQQLSQHIESDLATLEIKATKIAGENFNLGSPKQLSYILFEKLGLSTKYSRKISTGYSTDAPTLEKLQEVDETGFVDAIIEYRTLAKLKSTYVDALPELVNHKTQRIHTNFNQTATATGRLSSSNPNLQNIPIRTAFSRQIRKAFLPESGWLMVAADYSQIELRILAHLSQEPMLIQAYSNNQDIHSLTAKLLFDKEDVTSQERRFAKTINFGVIYGMGVLKFSRSTGVDKNIANEFIQKFNQRYPLVFTYLETIKKQAISQGYVETILGRRRYFDFTNKTLRELKGKDLQEIELNKLKNLGPYDAGLLRSAANAPIQGSSADIIKIAMVRLHEVLKRYQARLLLQVHDELVFEVPPSEWDELQLQIKSLMENSMKLSVPLVVDIHVGENWMETR, from the coding sequence GTGATTTTAGATTCTGTAGACAAAAGTTATCCTACCATCATTCTGGTAGATGGACACTCCCTAGCTTTCCGCTCCTATTTTGCCTTTGCCAAAAGTAGAGCAGGTGGATTACGCACAAAATCAGGTATTCCTACCAATGTTTGCTTTGGCTTCATTCAATGCTTATTAGATGTAATAGCAAAGGAACAGCCACAAGCTATAGCAATAGCATTTGATTTAGCTGGGCCAACCTTTCGCCATGAAGCAGATAGTAACTATAAAGCAAATAGGGCAGATACACCAGAAGATTTCATTCCCGACTTAGTGAACTTGTATAGTTTGTTGGAAGCATTAAAAATACAAGTTGTCACACAGCCAGGTTATGAAGCAGATGATATATTGGGCACCTTAGCCGAAACAGCATTCCATAGTGGCTACCGAGTGAAAATCCTATCAGGAGACAGGGATTTATTTCAGCTTATTGATGAAAATAAAGGGATTACAGTTTTAAACTTTACCCCGGAAGCATTAAAAAGTTCTGCCAACGGAATCAAAGAATTTTACACCCTAGACGTTAAGGAAAAATTAGGGGTTTTACCTAATCAAGTTGTAGACTTCAAAGCTCTTTGTGGTGATACATCTGATAATATTCCTGGAGTTAAGGGAATTGGAGAAAAAACGGCGGTTAAATTATTAAATAGCTATAAATCCCTGACGGAAATTTATGCCAATATCAATAAAATCACCGGTGCAAATCAGCAAAAACTAATTGCAGGTCAAGAAAATGCCCTCCATTCCCAATATTTAGCTAAGATAGTTACCGACGTACCCATAACAATCAAAATACAAGACTGTCATTTAAAAGGTTTTGATACTGCTAAGATAATTCCCATTCTGGAGAAATTAGAATTCAAGAAATTTCTAGACAGGATTGAAGAAATAGAGAAAAAATTTAGCCATTCCCAGTCAGCTTCCTTGACCGGGGAGCCTAATAACTCTAACACTAATAAAACTAATAACTTGGCACCGGATGATGAGTTATGGTTTTTCAGTGCAGCAGATACGCTAAATGCACAAAAATCACAAACATTAAAACAAGGTAGTTCGGAGATTAAAGTCCGCATTATAAATACAGAAGAGAAATTGCGAGAATTGGTTAGTGTACTAGAACAGCATAAAGATCCAGAAAACCCTGTTGCATGGGATACAGAAACCACAGATTTAGATCCAAGAAATGCAAATTTAGTGGGAATAGGTTGTTGTTGGGGGACGGGAGAAAATGATGTGGCCTATATCCCCTTGGGACATAACATAACAACTAATCTGGAGCATAATCTTCAACTAAATACAGTATTATCAACCCTGGAGAAAATTTTAGCCAGTAGGGACTATCCTAAAACATTTCAAAATGCTAAATTTGATAGATTGATTTTTAAATACCAAGGAATTACCTTGGATGGCGTGGTATTTGATCCCATGTTAGCTAGTTACGTATTAAATCCCGATCACACCCACAACTTAACTGACCTAGCATTAAGATATTTAGGATTGCAGTTGACAGAATATGATCATATTGTGCAAAAGTCAGGTAAAAAAGAACCACAAAAAACTATTGCTGATATTAGTATCCATACAGTTGCCAATTATTGTGGCAAACAGGTTTATGCAACCTGGCAACTGGTAGGTAAATTAAGAGAGGAATTAAATAAAATTCCTGCCTTATTTAAGTTGTTGGTAGATGTGGAGCAACCACTAGAAGTAGTCTTAGCGGAAATGGAACATAGGGGAGTAATAATAAATTCTGCTTATCTACAACAATTGTCCCAACATATAGAGTCAGATTTAGCTACCTTAGAAATTAAAGCAACAAAAATTGCCGGAGAAAATTTCAACCTAGGGTCCCCCAAACAACTTAGCTATATTCTGTTTGAAAAACTGGGTTTAAGTACCAAATATTCTCGCAAGATCTCCACAGGTTATTCTACAGATGCACCAACTCTGGAAAAACTACAAGAGGTTGATGAAACTGGTTTTGTAGACGCGATTATTGAATATCGAACATTGGCTAAATTAAAATCAACCTATGTGGATGCTTTACCAGAATTAGTAAATCACAAAACTCAACGAATTCACACTAACTTTAACCAAACCGCAACTGCAACCGGTCGATTATCTTCTTCCAATCCTAATTTGCAAAACATTCCCATTCGTACAGCTTTTAGCAGACAAATTAGAAAAGCCTTTTTACCTGAATCTGGTTGGCTAATGGTTGCTGCTGATTACTCCCAAATTGAATTGAGGATATTGGCACATTTAAGTCAAGAACCAATGTTAATTCAAGCCTATAGCAACAATCAGGATATCCATAGTCTGACGGCAAAACTACTGTTTGATAAAGAGGATGTCACATCACAAGAAAGGCGTTTTGCTAAAACTATTAATTTTGGTGTGATTTATGGAATGGGTGTATTAAAATTCTCTCGCTCCACAGGTGTAGACAAGAATATAGCAAATGAATTTATTCAGAAATTTAATCAAAGGTATCCGTTGGTTTTTACATATTTAGAAACTATTAAGAAACAGGCTATTTCTCAAGGTTATGTGGAAACAATTCTAGGAAGAAGACGTTATTTTGATTTCACTAATAAAACCCTACGGGAGTTAAAAGGTAAAGATTTACAAGAAATAGAACTAAACAAGTTAAAGAATTTAGGTCCCTATGATGCGGGACTATTACGCTCTGCTGCTAATGCACCAATTCAGGGTTCTAGTGCGGATATTATTAAGATTGCTATGGTGAGGTTACATGAGGTATTAAAGCGTTATCAGGCAAGATTACTTTTACAGGTACACGATGAGTTAGTTTTTGAAGTTCCACCCAGTGAGTGGGATGAGCTACAATTACAAATTAAGTCACTTATGGAGAATTCCATGAAATTAAGCGTTCCCCTAGTAGTGGATATACATGTGGGTGAAAACTGGATGGAAACAAGGTAA
- the psbO gene encoding photosystem II manganese-stabilizing polypeptide — translation MRYRALIIAFLALCLGLITACSDATSSSGKDLLTYEEIRGTGLANKCPQLSEVSRGSINLDSNQSYTIKELCLEPTSYFVKEEPANKRQEAEFVPGRLLTRYTSTIDQVQGDLKINPDNSLTFVEKDGFDFQAITVKLPGGELVPFLFTIKDLVAQTQPNSININTSTDFEGKFKVPSYRGASFLDPKGRGVVSGYDNAVALPAQSDADDLTRTNVKRTEILQGKISLQVSRVDNSTGEIAGTFESEQPSDTDLGAGEPKEVKIRGLFYGRVSTNS, via the coding sequence ATGAGATATCGCGCTTTAATAATTGCTTTCTTAGCTTTATGCTTGGGTCTAATAACCGCTTGCAGTGATGCTACCTCATCCAGCGGCAAAGATCTACTAACTTATGAAGAAATTAGAGGAACTGGTTTAGCTAATAAGTGTCCTCAGCTATCAGAGGTTAGTCGTGGCTCTATTAATTTAGACAGCAACCAGTCCTATACTATTAAGGAACTTTGCTTAGAACCTACGAGTTACTTCGTCAAAGAAGAACCAGCTAATAAAAGGCAAGAAGCTGAATTTGTGCCTGGTAGATTGTTGACTAGATACACATCTACCATTGACCAAGTGCAAGGGGATCTGAAAATAAATCCAGATAATAGTTTGACCTTTGTAGAAAAAGATGGTTTTGACTTCCAAGCTATTACCGTTAAACTACCTGGTGGTGAACTAGTACCTTTCCTATTCACTATCAAAGATTTAGTTGCACAAACACAACCTAACTCGATCAACATCAATACTTCCACTGACTTTGAAGGTAAGTTTAAGGTTCCTTCCTATCGTGGAGCTTCTTTCCTTGATCCTAAAGGTCGTGGGGTGGTAAGTGGCTATGACAATGCTGTAGCTTTACCAGCTCAGTCTGATGCTGATGATTTAACTCGTACTAATGTAAAGCGTACAGAAATTCTCCAAGGCAAGATTTCTCTACAAGTATCTAGAGTGGATAATTCCACTGGTGAAATAGCTGGCACTTTCGAAAGTGAGCAGCCCTCTGATACGGATTTGGGTGCTGGTGAGCCTAAGGAAGTGAAGATTCGCGGTTTATTCTATGGTCGGGTGTCAACAAACAGTTAG
- the menH gene encoding 2-succinyl-6-hydroxy-2,4-cyclohexadiene-1-carboxylate synthase, which translates to MNKKYSFFDSRILLHYCLDLNSDRQVIMFLHGFMGNIYEFDNVIKLLNNNFSYLTVDLPGHGKTEVLGGNDYYRMENTAQAIINLLDELKIEKCFLVGYSMGGRIALYLTINFPERFIKVVLESSSPGLSKDSQRMMRIKSDAGIIQKLTRIRTRNEFGVFLNNWYSQPIFGQIKNHPAYPKMIETRLANSPLKIAKSLQFMGTGYQPSLWHKLEYNQIPLLLLVGEYDQKFIDINTVIYNLIPGSKLVIINRSAHNTHLENPLIFVENIMEFFRVF; encoded by the coding sequence GTGAATAAGAAATATAGCTTTTTTGATTCAAGAATCCTATTGCACTATTGTTTAGATTTAAATAGTGATAGGCAAGTAATTATGTTTTTGCATGGTTTCATGGGTAATATTTACGAGTTTGATAATGTCATAAAATTACTAAATAACAATTTTTCCTATTTAACTGTGGATTTACCAGGACATGGGAAGACTGAGGTGTTAGGGGGTAATGATTATTATCGAATGGAAAATACCGCCCAGGCTATTATTAATCTCCTGGATGAACTAAAGATAGAAAAATGCTTTTTAGTAGGTTATTCTATGGGAGGAAGAATAGCACTATATCTCACCATAAATTTCCCGGAGAGATTTATTAAAGTTGTGCTAGAATCTTCCTCACCTGGCTTATCAAAGGATTCCCAGAGAATGATGAGAATAAAAAGCGATGCTGGAATTATCCAGAAGCTAACCAGAATTAGGACCAGAAATGAGTTCGGTGTTTTTTTAAATAATTGGTATAGTCAGCCGATTTTCGGTCAGATAAAAAATCATCCAGCATATCCAAAAATGATAGAAACCAGATTAGCAAATAGTCCCTTGAAAATAGCTAAATCCTTACAATTTATGGGTACTGGATATCAACCTTCACTCTGGCACAAACTAGAATATAATCAAATTCCCCTGCTTTTATTAGTAGGTGAATATGATCAGAAATTTATTGATATTAATACTGTTATATACAATTTAATTCCGGGGAGTAAATTGGTGATAATTAACCGATCTGCACACAACACGCACTTAGAAAATCCCTTAATATTTGTGGAAAACATCATGGAATTTTTTAGAGTTTTTTAA
- a CDS encoding Cof-type HAD-IIB family hydrolase, protein MEVCFIMVSINNQPVISGEIKLLVLDIDGTIAGHDNQISETVKTAIGQVQSQGIEVAIATGRMYCSALRFHQDIRSSLPLMAYQGAWIQNPHTGELHRHLAVSKSIAEQLLDYFEQPDLRPLLSVHFYVGDQLYVREMTTETTIYVERCGVTPLAIGDLRQLLTDHGSSPGPTKVLALSHDVDLIQELLGKLRLQYTPAELYMTTSVSTFLEVTNPFVNKGTAVRYLAEELLGLTSDNVMTIGDNFNDLEMLEYAGIGVAMGGAPQPVQAIANWVTSSVEEDGVAIAIEKFLLK, encoded by the coding sequence ATGGAAGTATGTTTTATTATGGTATCTATCAACAATCAACCGGTAATTAGTGGGGAGATTAAGCTCCTGGTATTGGACATAGATGGTACAATTGCTGGACATGACAATCAAATTAGTGAAACTGTTAAAACAGCTATTGGCCAGGTTCAAAGTCAGGGGATTGAGGTGGCCATAGCTACCGGAAGGATGTATTGCTCTGCTTTGCGATTTCATCAGGATATTAGGTCCAGTTTACCACTAATGGCTTATCAAGGAGCTTGGATTCAAAATCCTCACACGGGTGAGTTACATCGTCACCTAGCTGTTTCTAAGAGCATTGCTGAGCAGTTGTTGGATTACTTTGAACAGCCAGATTTACGCCCTTTGCTTTCTGTTCATTTCTACGTTGGTGATCAACTTTACGTGCGAGAGATGACAACCGAAACCACAATATATGTGGAGCGTTGTGGCGTTACTCCTTTAGCTATTGGCGATTTACGTCAGTTGTTAACTGATCATGGTTCCTCTCCAGGACCCACTAAGGTTTTGGCTTTATCCCATGATGTGGATTTGATTCAGGAACTTTTAGGTAAGTTACGTCTCCAATATACTCCCGCAGAACTTTATATGACAACTTCTGTTTCCACTTTTTTGGAGGTAACTAACCCTTTTGTCAATAAAGGTACTGCTGTGAGATATTTGGCGGAGGAACTACTGGGATTAACCAGTGATAATGTGATGACCATTGGTGATAATTTTAATGATCTAGAAATGCTGGAATATGCTGGCATTGGTGTGGCTATGGGTGGCGCACCTCAACCTGTACAGGCGATCGCCAATTGGGTTACTTCCAGTGTGGAAGAGGATGGGGTAGCAATTGCCATAGAAAAGTTTTTACTTAAATAG